The genomic window TGCATGAATTCATTCACTCAACCATCAATTGAGATGGCCGAGTGTAAGTTATTCTCAAGGTATCGTGAATCCTATATTAATGAAGCAccttccttaatatatatattactatattatattattatattattatatatataaatatattatatataatatatatattatatatatatggtgtgtggtgtgtgtgtgtgtgtctgtgtaagaaTGAGGAAGCGTATCACGTAATGTATAAGAAAGTACTATTTTGTAATCAAAGATATGATTTCGGAAATGAAATCATATATTTGGTGaacttttttttagtgaattcataaatatataaataaaaatatatattatcgtatagtATATGGATTGAATTATGTTTAacgattaaaaatattttttttatagaatttggaTCTTGTCAGAAATGTTCAGCgactttcattttttgttttaatctctAGGTTTCATCGATACTACAGCAATATTGTCGTCAATAATATAATTCTCGCTCTTACATCCCCTTCATATAAAAGCCATAATCTCGTATATCGAAAGGGAACTCGTAATCGTAGGCAAAACCTAATTTCGTTCTTATGGCGAGAAGCATAAAGACCTTTTACCAGTAAGGCCCAAACCTTTAATTACTTAAAACATGCGCAAGCAACTGACCCTCAAATGATCTCGGAGCATACGAGCGACTATTGCGTGATCTTGGAAATGCAGCGTCACTCAGGTGCAAATTCGCGCATGCGCTGTGAACGATTTTACCGCACTTTTACCTCATCGTTCCCCGAGAGTGAAAAGGAACGTTGATTTGCCAGATGGTGATCAGCTATATTTAGAAGTCACTGGTCACtacaaaataacagtaaattttaCTTAACACATTGCATCACATTATTACTAAGtcttttgatgtatttttttttaaatgttgtctCTATTTCACATGTGTATATTTGGTTAATCAATTGGACGCGTTCTTAACGTTCAAGATGTCCTTAGTCTTTCACGGGGAAGTTATATAAgctttaattttattaaagattatttttaaaaaattgttcctTGCCTGAATTTAAACACAACTTTCTTAAATTTTACTATATAAATTACCGGATAATATGAGCTGTTTTGATAAGTTTCTACAATTTCTCTTAAATAATTTGTTATCTATTCACGTATGCTGACCCTTTTAATAAAGTTCTAAGATGGCCGACATACAATATCTTATTTACTTctgattagaaataaaatatattacatctAACTAATTATTGAATCGTATACAATGACTTCAGATTGTTAAGAATACTGCGCTACAACTATTCGAAAATAATGTCTGTTTATCTTCATGACAAGGTTTCATGAAACTTCAGATTTATCTGAATGAATTTCCTGTCTGCTTCGAGTCAGTGGTTTGATATACATTCTAAAACTACTCCGAAATAACTTCCTGATTTTCCTGATTGTGTGATATCTTTAACGTAACTCTAAAATGAGTCAGACCTAACATCCTCTTTAGTTAGGCACCATCATCTTTTGCTTATATGAATTCTTAACAATGTACCTAAGTATTCCAGCCTAATACACAATCTGCTTATAATTCTCAGATCAACTGGAAATAGCTCCCTAGTTATAGACGTCCTTTTTTAATCgattttactttcaaatttttaAGAAACACGCATATTTTTAATTGTATGCTGTCTTCTTGAATATAAATCGATAATTACATATATCTCATATTCACCGACTCATAACCCCCAAATATACATGGAAATTACCTCCTGTTTAACCAGATTCGCCAACTTACTCATAGCATTAGTTATTatctaattttatgcattttcataaaactttaataaaattaattctcaAATTAACTAGATGCTGCTCTTCCTTTGTAAACAATTACAAGTGCCTACTTAATCTCTTTAAATGATTCTGAAATAGATATCTGCTTCATTTTGCAGTATCTTTTAAAACATGCAAGTAACCTAACTCCCATACATAATTCTCAAACACTTAAAAAGATGTGCTTAACTCTAGTCTGAATTTGATGGGCGTGTGTTTGGGTGTgatgcgtatgtgtatgtgtggtgtgtgtgtgtgtgtgtgtgtgtgtgtgtgtgtgtatctataattTATAACACAAGCTTCTCTTAATACAGTTCCTCCAAGCCGACAGATACCGATTTACCCACTTTTCTGTTTTAGTTGCGAGTAGGAGTTACGCTGCAACTTTCCCGAAAGCATTGCAACTTCTTAAAAAGTGTTGAGTCACGTTCAGTAAAATCTCTCACGATTCCTTTTCAGCTCACATGAAACAGGAACGTGACGAGATGCTGTGAAGTGTTGGAATGTAGAGTTACTGTCGCGACTGTGGTGTTTTGGctgatttttcacctttttttaggaattatttatcAGCTTGAAATCAGGATACAAAAGTTTGCTGTAAGTGCAGTCATTATAGCAAGCAATGAGCATGGCAGTATCAAGcttgtatgttttttatttttttgttttgttttgtttttgttttttgggttttttttcggGGATGAATTATTATCATGAAATCAGAACACAATAGGTAGCCGTAATTGAATTAATACCAACATAGacatagtaaaaatatataattaccaaAATATCTTTGACCCACACTTCTCACTTTCTACTTCTCACTTACCCTTCAACGACTTAAAAATAATCTTCGGGTTTCGTTTAGAGGAATTCCTTAAATAATTTGCTTATTCGGCCCTATATTTACTGAATGACACATTTAATGTACATTAACTACGAGCTTATGTCGCCATAAACGGGAAAAAAAGAAACACTTCGAAATCGgcacaaaagacaaaaaaggggtgaaattctgaaaaaaaaactgccgaTTCATCTAATGAGGCGAATTAAAAATTTCAGCCTGTTACCGTAAGCGGTCGCAGTCAGTTTCCCGAAAATGTTCGCAGTCTTCACACCATTCATTCGTTTAATTAACGGCTAAAGTGACGAAAGTATACATTTAGTCAAAGAAATTAGCAGAATCTGAAAGGCTGAGAATCACGGAAACTTTCCTTGCATTGCTGTGCATCTTGCCACAGAAATTCTCCTTAAGCCGTCAGAACTTGTGACAGCCTAGGCTGCGCAACACTGCTCTAGAAACTATACTCGCTTTAGAAACTAAACTCAGTGCTCTTCATCAATCTGTGCAAAGAACAGGCACTTTTGTGCGACTTGTCACATAAATTCCCATTAAATCATCAGCATTTGTGACGGTCCAGGCTGTGCTAGAGATTCTTCTAGAAACTGCAGTGTCATTCATCAATCTGTGCAGAGGACAAGTAAGCAACTTGTTTACAATTTTGACAGCTGTAAAGcactgtactatagtagattcacatcagccgtgcatttgatgtcttggccagtcccttacaacgctcctgattggctgttgataagccaatcacagggctggaaactctcagtctctcgagagaattcatataggtatgatgtatgttccacctctcctaagggatgcttttgaaagacgtatccctcaggagaggtggaacatacatcctgcctatttgaactcttgagagaggctgagagtttccagccccgtgcttagcttatcaacagccaatcaggagcgtcgtcaggaactggcctagacatcagatgcagcggtgatgtgaatctactacagtacatGCGTAGTAGCCCCACCTCCTCCAGCAGGTGCTAATGACCTTTTTGTGTTTTATCACCTGGCTGTTCAGTCGAAGACAGACAGGCTGATGATGGGTGGTCGGAGTCTCCTCTACTTTTTCTTTCTGTGTCAACGAATTGATGGGTAACCGTTCAATCTCTCCCGAAGGAGAATAGTGGGTGCGCTTAGTCGTCTGTGAGCTTCCGAGCAGATTGTAGGTCTGGGAGGTGACAAGCCGTGGAAAGTTCCAAGGAAGCAGTccatttttaatattgtttttgtgATTAAGTTACGAGGGAAACTGTTATTGCCACGTGATGACATCATTCAAGGGTCATTGAATTGCCTTTCAACTGGAAGTGAATGGCATATCTATTCATCTGTTTACTGACTGGCACAGCAGATTGTATTGAACTTGTGATTTAAATGTTCAAGTATAAATAGCGTTTTGATTATTGTTGAATTgtgaacattagaaaaaaaaatgattgatttgAGGGTATCAAAACTGCCGAGGCAATCGACAAAAGTGAAAGAAAGTGATTATTTGAGAACTGGTAAAACGTGATTCTATCATGAGTGTTCgttgttttaataaaagaaattaataaatgtaatgaaACGATTGCACTTTGGAATACgtttcatctaccgaaataataatataataataataataataataataataataataataataataataataataataataataatatgagactATTTAACTCTTGAGTTGTTTACCACGATTTTCCTATGACCAGTTGCACTCATACTTCATTCATTACGTTTAATGtttcattcaataaaatattttaccatttactgaaattaattgcatataaaatgaaaactatcttTAAACTAAGAACATATTTTGATTTGTAATGCTTTCACAAATACGGCTTTGTACtttatcactatttttttttttttttttggccgtgTTTACCATTTTCAAAATCCGAAAATTCTCTTGTGCAGAGAGTTCGGTCAGCTAACTAGTAACCCTATAGAAATACGCGTTATGaatattttcaagtaattaattagaattttcattttaatatcttTTCACAGGAGAAAACGAGCTTAAGGTGGACTCTATCGACCGAAACTTTGGATATTGTCATCATGCTCTCAAGAAGGATAGTAagtaatacgtgtgtgtgtgtacttctttATGTGTGTCCCGTGTGGCTATTGACATGATTTCTTTACATGGCTtttgggtagaaaagattaattaaaaatatatctaacagtataccatctctctctctctctctctctctctctctctctctctctctctctctctcttctaacacacacacacacacgcacatgagCAGTCAATTCGTTGTCAAAGTGAAGCAAACAAGATTCCTTCTACTGTAATCAATTTCTGAAACATCTTCGACAAAACAGTCATTTTTACTGACCCTGAAACACTCacttaagaatctctctcttgaCGCCCTAATGGTCTCACTGTGACCCACTGAAAGTTACAAGAGACCCTTCCCCCCCCTAACCCTCACTCCCTACAACCAACCATAACTTCTATTGCAAGTTTCTATCtactttttttcaggtttttccgCTGATTCTCATCTCTATTATCCAGGAATCTCTCTCGTTCTACGGATATTACGACTACGGATACAAAACGCTCAGTGGTCCCAGGTATAAATACAGAGCTTACAAAGAAGTGGATTATGGTTACGGCCACGGTGGCGGCGGATACGGCCATAGTGGTGGCGGATACGGCCACGGTGGCGGCGGATACGGCCATAGTGGTGGCGGATACGGCCATAGTGGTGGCGGATACGGCCATAGCAGTGGCGGATACGGCCATAGTGGCGGCGGATACGGTCATGATGATGGATATGGCCATGATGATGGATATGGCCATGATCACGGTGGCTATGGGCACGACCACAAAGGCTACGGCCACGACCATGGAGGATACGGCCATGATCATGGTGGGTACGGGCACGACCACGGAGGAGGGTATGGCCACGACCACGGAGGCTACGGCCACGACCACGGGAATAGCTACGGCTATCATAAGCGATAAGGTGAGGTGAGTTTGAAAGAATAATTCTTAGTAGCTGTTCGAAACGATGTTCATTCGATATCAAAGTtataaattcttattattatttatattgttattacaatatatatatatatatatatatatatatatatatatacatatatatatatatacgtatatatatatatatacgtgtattaatatatacatatataatacatatattatatataatgtatgtgtatataaatgtgtgcacgcgtatatatatatacacatgtacgtaATGGCCAAGACGAATTTTTGTGAAAGGACAGAACATTTAACCAAATTATTTACAGTAGCATCTCTAGGAACAAGAAATTTCTGTCTAATCAGTTTAATTAATCtagactatctatctatatagtatctaaatgtactttttctattttatatgcaAGTTTATTGTTCTGTGTGAAAATGAAATACCTCTCTCTGtactttaaaagaaatataaaaacttaCTCATTTTTTGTTTCAGGTTTGACAGAAGCCCGCAACAACCCTGGGGGCTAATTAAGGGGGTTAATTTCCCCCCTTAATAATTCAGAATTATTCACTTATGGTAAAAGATTGTTCaatcttcttccatttcttcaactttttttttctttggacatCAGGTAATTAAAGCATCGTTTGCCCATACCAGAGTCGTATACATGTTTCAAAGGAATTCGTAAAAGCATGTAAAGCCCGGATTTCTACGTAGTCTGTGTTTAATACGGGatcttatatgaataaaaataattatttttctgatatatttttcaattatgtTAAATATGGGTTTTTatactaagaaaaataataaattttctaatatattttctattttgaatatgggatttttatattaagaaaaatcatATTTCTGATGTATTTCCTATCTATGTTGATTATGAGATTTTATACtcagaaagataattattttctaatatattttctatctAAGTTGAATATGGGATTTTTTATCCTAAGAAAAACATTTTCCAGGTATATTTTCTATCTATGATGAATCTCAGTTTTTATACTAAGAAAAACCattattttcctttatgtatTTCCAACCTATGATGAATCTGAGATTTTATACAaatagaaaaacattatttttataatatattttcgaTCTATGTTAAACATGGGTTTCTTGcactaagaaatttttttttatgtattttatacctATGTTGAATATGGgattttatacataatttctaaaaaaaaatttatctactCATCAGTTACGTCCCTCGATgtaatattaataaatgtaaaacgtTGCCGTTGTTCGTATGTTGTCACTCGGAGAGTTATCCTACCTTATAATCTTGAAGTATTTTCTTCAACAACTTACATCAATCAGCAATAAATGTTCCtataaggaaaaagttcttatgCATTTTCGCAGAGGCATAACTAACTTTCCTAGGTACAACTGTTCCATGGAAtacatgtaacacacacacacacacacgcacacacacacacacaccatatatataatattatattatattatatatattctattattaattatcaacgcaaacacacacaaaccatatatatatataatatatatatatatatatatatatatataattaatatatgatatacaaaccccacacacacacttatatatatacatatatatatatatatatatatatatatatatatatatatatacatatatatatatatatatattattaaataatattattgtattatatactataggtaatatatatatatagttatatatattatttaaaatataattaatatatatatatatatatatatatatatatatgaatatatatattatacacatatacctacatatatacatacatgtgtgtgtatgtaggtgatGAAGACAGTTACTAAAatagaagagagaaaataagataatcatcttttatattgaaatataccttaagaaatgtattatatattttccttatgtatgaaagagaaaaacaagacCAGAGGGTTTTCCATGAAGGAGAATAAaagacttttttattattattattattttgatttatgatcttttataaattaaaaccaacaaaatatacACATCCCTGCCAGCTGTAACTAATATCTGcaacaaatacaaaataacagcTGTTAGTTTTGGGTTTAGGTCAAGGATCAGGAGTTAtatttgagaggagagagagagatagagagagagagagacgagagacgaacgagagagagagagagagagagagagagagagttttgaatcGAGAAAATTATAGATGTCAACACATGAAACGagtatcatagtatatatatatatatatatatatatatatatatatatatatatatatatatatatatatatatatatatatatatatatatatctctctctctcgctttttttcattttttccttcgtggcaaaaaaacctttatttatatatattatgtatatgtatatgtatatatataatatatatatattatataattataatatatatatatatatatatatagagagagagagagagagagagagagagagagagagagagagagagagagagagagagagagagttttgaatcGTGAAAATGATAGATGTCAACACATGAAGCGAGtttcacagtaatatatatatatatatatatatatatatatatatatatatatattatatatataaagagagagaaagaaagggggagagagagagagagagagagagagagagagagagagacttagataGGACACACGGTATATTTCTTGTAGTTCCCAGACATAAAATACATGGTCTGACCATAAATCAGtttgtaaattatatttacttttccatATTATTCGCTCACGCGTACATtaatagacagatagatacataGACAAGACAGATAGTTAGGTAGTTAAACTTTCTTTGTTTCCACATAAACGCATTCAGAAGCAGTAGCAAAGAACACCAGCAAAGTCTTCGTGTGTTATTGAAAGGAGAGTAATGAAATATGAACTAGGAAACATAGCTATATTTACCTAACAGGGAACATTCTATCCATGGCCTTGTCCTTTTCCGTACACGTACGGCTGAGCCATTGCCAACCCGTACCTGTGCATACGGCCAAGCGGAGAACCGTATCCGTATCGTCTGTTGTAAAGGTTCCTGTTGGCATACAAATTGCCGAATCCGAGATACCCGACTCTCTGACCGTAGCCTGGCCCACGTTTGGCATAGTCGTAGCTATGGCTTCTTCCGTAGCCGAGGCCGTATCCGTATCTTTTGCCGTAGCCGTTTGTTTTGCCGTGTCTAACCTCGTAGTGTTTCCCGGAGTTGTAGTTATTGTATCCGTTAAAACCGTAACCTGTAAGGTCGGGTCCGTAGCCTCTGTGGCTGTAGGATTTTGGGCTTTGGCTGTAACCGTTATGATGATCGCTGCCGTAACCTTTGTGCTGGTCATTGAAGTAGCCTTTGTAGTGATCATTTCCATAGCTGCTTTGGTGGGCGTGTCCATAGATTTTGTGACTGTGGTCATTTCCTTGATGGTGGTCATAGTCATAACCTTTGTGATCAATATTTCTATAACCTTTAGGATGATCTTGTCCATAGCTTTCATAGTCATGGCCGTAGTTTTTGTTGTCATCTTCAGCCTTTCCTTTGTAATCATCGTAGCCATGGCCATAATCATCATTACCATAGCCACTGTAATCGTACTCGTAATTTTTGTTAGACTCATATGCATTACTCTTAAGATCATATCCATACCCGCTAGGGTCATAACTATAACCCTTATAATGATCATTTCCATAGCCTTTATGGTCATCGAGGTCATATTCTTTATAATGATCCTGTGCATATTCTTTGTAGACTCTGTGATCGTCGTGTACGTAACCCTTATCGTGCCCATGGTCATAACCCTTAGGATGACCGTCGTCGTCATACTCGTTTTGGTGACCCTGACTGTAGTAGCCTTTGTGGTGGTCACGTCTGTAAGCACTGTGATGATCATGGCTGTTGTAGCCTTTGAGGCGGCCGTGTTCTTCGGGCGAGTCGTGTCCATAGTCTTTGAGAGGACTGGGTCCATAACCCATGTGGGCGTCTCGTCCGTGCTCCTTCTGGCGATCGTGATCGTAGCCCTTAAGGTAGTCGTGTTCCTGTCCTTTGTGATCATGCCTATATCCTTTATGGTGGTCATGACCCTTGTGATGGTCATAACTGCCATGACTATCGTGCCCTCTATGGTGTTCAATGATGTAAATTTTATGATGTTCAATTTTGCCGCCTTTGTGGTGATCATGCTTGTGTCCTTTAAGATGGTCGTAACCTTTGTGGTGTTCATGACTTTTATGATGGTCATGACCTTTGTGGTGGTCATAACCTTTATCGTGGTCATAACCTTTGTGATGGGTATAACTTTTGTGATGGTCATAACCTTTATTGGGGTCATAACCTTTGTGATGACTATAACCTTTATGATGGTCATAACCTTTAAGATGGTCATGTTTGTAACCTTTGAGGTGGTCATCGCCGTAACTTTTCGGGTGGTCATACGCATAACTCTTCTGGTGATCGAGCCCATAAGTGTGCGTTAAGTGGTCCATCGTAGCTTCTGCCTTCAAGTCTGCGTCCAGTTCAGCTAGGGACGCCCCCCACAAGCCAGTTAAGCAAAGCACCAACAGGttctgaaaaaaatgtaagataAGGGAAAAAACAGAGTTGGATTTGAAGACTTGCACGTGGAGATGAATGATATTCTGCTGCATTTGGTTTTGAGAGGATTAAATATGACTTATTTATAGTTTCCAATGCATTGTCATGAACGGCTGCaggtaaatatacaaaattattgCAAGAATGATTTTGGGGTCTGTCTTGACTAATTTATGTGTGAAATTACTTATTCTACATAAATTCctcacaaacacattatatatatatatatatatatatatatatatatatatatatatatatatatatatatatgtatatatatacacataatatatatatacatatatatatatatatgtatatatatatactaacatatatatatatatactatatatatatatatatatatatatatatatatatatatatatatatatatatatacatacatttgttaCAAGCACCgtgaaatttttttcatattcacacacacgcatacacacaaacacgcatatgttatatatatatatatatatatatatatatatatatatatatatatatatctatatatatatatatatagatatatatatatatatatatatatatatatatatatatatatatatatatatatatatatatgtttgtatgttgtttatatatatttatatataaaactcttaagCTCTTCGGAACTAACAAGTGATCCACAAGCTTCACTGTAGCTGAAAGCTATCTGTAGTTCTCGATCATTCATCTGAACACTTCTTATAAGAGCCGAATGAATGAGTCGGTGAATCAGGCACGCATATGATAACATAATAACTGTTATCTTAGGAGTTTTAGGTATGTATTAAAAGTTGGATAAAATTTCATTCGATGATAAACAACATACAAActatacgacaaaaaaaaaaaattaatgaaaatgtgaTGCAGTCAACCTTGCCTTCAAAAGAAAATCATTAACGAATACAATagcaaaaaattaattatattctgAGTGAAAATGAACGCTTGACAATAGACTCTAGTGTCTTAACGAATGAGGAAAATGGAGAAAGTGAATAAGATGAGgtcaaaaaggtcacaacgaaggAAATTAAGATAAGCCGTAGTATATGATGATACCCTCAGATAAAGTGTTAATAGATAGATTGACAGATTTCTTTTACAGTAGATTTACCAATTTTTAAGTAGCAACTAataagcctttgaaaaaaaaagagtaatcacAATAGACAGACAAATAAGCCCGTTACCTAAACTTACATGAAAATAGAGTAAgttcaaaatataatttattaatacatttGCAAACATTTGACCAGTTATGTCAAAGCTGACTAATGGATCTTTTGAACAAACATTTGACAAGTTTTGTCAAATCTGACTGATAGATAAGCTGAACAATTATTTGACCAGTTTATCAAATATGAGTGATAGATCATTTTAACAATTATTTGACAAGTTTTGTAAAAGCTGACTGATAGATAATTTGAACAATCGTTTGGACGGCTTTGTCAAATCTGTCTGATAGATCTCATGAACAATCATTTGACCAGTTTTGTCAATATCTTTTGAACTTGCGTTCCAAGTATTGATTGTCCTAATCAGCAAATCGTGACAACGAACGATCTGTTTgggagttaattgctaagttcgTTTCATTTCCATTTCGTTTCATCTTTTACTTTCACTTTTGATTATCAGAATATTCATCAAAATGTTCGCTTCCGATTGTTTACTGCCACTCCGACATGGCTTGAAACAATGGCTCGAAAGGTCAGAATGCTTTTGGATTGTTTATCTGGCGTAACGGGGAAAGATATAATATTATCTCTCTTAGGTATCTTCGCCTTTGACCTGACAGGTGAGTGTTCATTTGATTTCAAATcctttttacttacattttagatttttacttattttagagtaaggtataataataataataataataataataataataataataataataataataatataataataataatagctgcgATGTGCGAATTGATTTGTTGAGTTTGTTCAGTAACCTACTgtatcagaaaataaaaactttctgcTGTAAGAGCTACTCTGTTTAAATCCTTCGAAACATGAACATTGGGCAATTACTAACTTACATTGACGTACAAGAAAGgcgaattttaagaaaaattgaaCAAACTCAATATAAAATCTATTCGCACAACGCAGCCAttcttttcaacaaaacatgctTAGCGAGGGTCTTCtcccttccaataataataataataataataataataataataataataataataataataataataataatgtacgctCTATCATAATTGATTAACGATTAAccaataaaagaacaaaattccAACTAACCTAAAACCAAAGATATAGAATTCTCAAAATTCTTTTAAATGCGCCTTTATACTATGCGCTTTCTTTGAGTATGGAACCAGCTATAATTCTATAGACGAACGTTTCAGAACAATTTTGTTTACCGTTTTCCAAAACAAGTCTTATTCTATAACTCTGAagagttttcttatattttttcctctcagTCCACTTGGAGACAGTTTCAGATTATCAAACAAAAGATTTACGGATCTGATCTTAATGTCTACATAGCTATGATAATGAAGCGATTTTGAAGAACCAAAGTAAGCGCTGTTGTAACATGAATAATACTGTGGTCATTTTGTGCTTCAgcatttaagaaagaaataacttctctctctctctctctctctctctctctctctctctctctctctctctctctctcatagcctaCCTTCTACTTTGAACATTGTCCCTGAACaatacacaatacacacataaatacatatacatatatatatatatatatatatatatatatatatatatatatatatatgcatatatgtgtatatatatgtatatatatttgatatgtatatacatttatatatacatatactatatatatatgtatttgtgtgtattgtgtaagtattcatgcATACAGA from Macrobrachium nipponense isolate FS-2020 chromosome 23, ASM1510439v2, whole genome shotgun sequence includes these protein-coding regions:
- the LOC135197009 gene encoding TATA-binding protein-associated factor 2N-like produces the protein MLSRRIVFPLILISIIQESLSFYGYYDYGYKTLSGPRYKYRAYKEVDYGYGHGGGGYGHSGGGYGHGGGGYGHSGGGYGHSGGGYGHSSGGYGHSGGGYGHDDGYGHDDGYGHDHGGYGHDHKGYGHDHGGYGHDHGGYGHDHGGGYGHDHGGYGHDHGNSYGYHKR
- the LOC135197017 gene encoding histidine-rich glycoprotein-like: MDHLTHTYGLDHQKSYAYDHPKSYGDDHLKGYKHDHLKGYDHHKGYSHHKGYDPNKGYDHHKSYTHHKGYDHDKGYDHHKGHDHHKSHEHHKGYDHLKGHKHDHHKGGKIEHHKIYIIEHHRGHDSHGSYDHHKGHDHHKGYRHDHKGQEHDYLKGYDHDRQKEHGRDAHMGYGPSPLKDYGHDSPEEHGRLKGYNSHDHHSAYRRDHHKGYYSQGHQNEYDDDGHPKGYDHGHDKGYVHDDHRVYKEYAQDHYKEYDLDDHKGYGNDHYKGYSYDPSGYGYDLKSNAYESNKNYEYDYSGYGNDDYGHGYDDYKGKAEDDNKNYGHDYESYGQDHPKGYRNIDHKGYDYDHHQGNDHSHKIYGHAHQSSYGNDHYKGYFNDQHKGYGSDHHNGYSQSPKSYSHRGYGPDLTGYGFNGYNNYNSGKHYEVRHGKTNGYGKRYGYGLGYGRSHSYDYAKRGPGYGQRVGYLGFGNLYANRNLYNRRYGYGSPLGRMHRYGLAMAQPYVYGKGQGHG